TAAAGCCCAGATGTTGTTAGCTAAATGCCAAATTGAACCATGCACCAGCTATTGAACATTGGAGCGTTACAGTTTTTGAAGTAGCGCGTACAGTTTGTGAAATAGTGGGTATTggttaatttatatgttattttcaatttttggaTTTATGTATTATGTTTAGATTAGATCATACTCTTATTTAGTTTCCACCAAATTAATCCCAAgtaacaatcatatttatcttcaaattataatcaaatttcTAGTAAAGTTTCGGTAATGTGATGAATATCAGCTTGATTGACGATTTAAGCGAAGAAGGACGAGAACAATCCGAGAAACATCcataaatagaatataatagAGTCATATCATATCAAAAACAATATCGCAAAAATGGTCTAGAAAAAACCACAACACTCTAGAGATACGAAGGTAGAGACAGAGAAAACAGAAAGAGATCTATGGCtataatttttccaaaatcaatATCTCTATACGAATCACCATCACCAAGACTTAGATCCTAAGAGCAGAGCCGAACACAAAAAGCCGCCACGGCTGCAACACCAGCTGAGACGATGGAAGGCGAGAAGGCACCAGATCCAGAAGTAGGGCTTGGCGCTGGAGACTCACCCTGAGCTGAAGCGACGGTAGCAACAACGGAGACAATCACCGCGACGAGAGCAACAACGCAAGTCTTTGAGATCGCCATTTCAGAGATTTGTAGCGTGTGAGAGAAAGCAAAAGGAGGCTAGGATTTTTGTTACTCGAAATGTTTAAAAGCTCTGATGAGGCGTATATAAAGAGGTTGAGCACACGCGGAGCTGTCCGGTTTAGCTGGGTTTAGGTAACCGGCTTTTCAAGAATTATAAATCCTACAATTACAGCTGGTCCACCTGCGGGTCCCGCGTATCATGATGATCAACGGCTTATATTCTCCCAACGTGTTTACTGAGATTTCGAGAGGCCCATGTTAGCAAGTCTTTAATCTGAAAATTAGTAGAATTTCCAGTCAAGTCAAAGGATTTTGAAAGAACATGTATACCTTAGGTATGATACCTCGATCGATTTTTAATTTGGTGTAgaggaggaaaaaaaaaaagagcaagcGGTTAAAGGTTTAATATTTACCCTATTAATCCCTCAACTTGTTTTTAATAATGTAATAGGGTAAAGCAACACAAAACCGCTGGAGCATAATCTTGGAGGCCCATTAATGAGGCCCATGTTAGCAATTTGACTCCTACCTAGATATTATAATATGCAACCTTATCATACCGTTATAAAATACAAGAGGCGAAGGAAGCAATCGATCAAGAACTCTTTCAAAACACAAAACACAGAGAAAGAACATTTTCAAAAACAGAGCTTTCCTCACCCACCGAGAAGACAAGAAGATATGGAAGAAGTGAAGAAAATCTTGGACGAAAGTCCAGACGACGTCACCGAGCGTATCCTCGCAATCACCCGGAGATGTTATTACCCGAACCTCTCTCTCGCCTCCAAGAACTTCAACCGTATTCTTGGTACTCCGGGAATCTACCACTTACGCTCCGCCCTCGGCGTCACCGAACCCATTCTCTACGCCTCCATCGGTTTCCCTCCTTCCGAAAGCGCTAGTTGGTTCATTCTACACCAAGAAAAGGTTTCTTTACGCCTACGCAAGATCCTATCACTCCCTTCGAGGCTTCTGATTGCGGTCGCCACAGTCGGAACAGATATGTACGTACTCGGCGGAAGCGTCAGTGGGAAACCCACGTCGGACGTGAATCTCATTGACTGCAGATTCCACACCAGTCGCTCTCTCCCGAGCATGAAAAGAGCTCGCAGCGGCGCCGTCGCCGGAGCCATCGACGGCAAGATATACGTTATCGGAGGTTGTACGAAAGAGTCCGACTTTATCGGAGGTTGTATCGAATCGTTTGATGTAGAGACTCAGTCTTGGCGTGACATGCCTTGGGTGTTGCCACGTGTCCATTGTCAAGGAAAGTTCGTGACAAGTGCTGTGATGGACGACAAGATCTTTGTTTTGGGTACCAAATGTTTGGTTTTCGATCCCAATGTAGGTGCTTTGGTTCAATGGGACGATGGAGGTGAGCTTAAGAAACTGTGGCAAGCCTCCTCTTGTGTGATTGATGATAGGTTGTATACGATTGATCTTGGGCGGTCTCTTAAGCACCCCATCATCGTGTATGATCCAAAGGCAGAGGAGAAGAGGTGGAGACCCGTTTATGGTGTTAACTTGAGTAGGGATTTGCGCCCTCTTATTGCTTATTATGACTCCAAAATGGCGAATTTTGGTGGGAAGCTGTTGATACTTGTTGGTGGTATCGCCATGCCTGATTCTCATTGCGAGGACGAACAGGTTTGGTGCGTAAAGATCGCTTTGGAAAGACACGGAGATGAGATTTGGGGGCATGTGGAATCAACCGAGCTGGTGCTTGAATCAAAAAAGTGGCCTTCCATTGAGCTTTCTCGAACTGTCACTCTTTGATGATAGCTGCTTAAGATGGGTGTGGTTAACCTCTTACAGGTACGTGTCTCTGTGCTTGTACTTAATTAAGTGCCTCTTGTCTTTTACGTCTCAAAGcttagttttgtttttaattgcaGGTGAAGGATCGTCTTGTTCATGTCTTTTAAGCAGCTTGTTGATCGATCGAAGCAAAGTTTCTGTCATCTCACACCTCAATTGTAACTCGTCCTTCTTAACCTTTGTGCACAGTGTGAAAACTCTTTACCGATTTAGCCTTGATTTTAGCTGCCTTTTGTAAAGTGATACTTCTGGTTATTTTTGAAAACTCAGATACTTCTGCCTTTTGATAACTCAGATATATAGGCCATTCCTTCTCTTATTTTTAGCTGCCTTTTGTAAAGTGATACTTCTGGTTGAAATGCATCTTTGGTTATCTGATAAGCCACAAACTAACTCAAACAAAATTTCCAAGTCATCACTGCTTCTTAATTCTTATATATGTGTTATCATGTATATTTGCGTAATGTATACTATTTTACTTTTAGGTGCAAACTTTCCACCTCCACGTCATCAATATACCTCCTGCATACTCACATATCCACCTCCGATATAATTAACCATAGCTACGATAAACACTCCAGCAAATTACATAAACTCTAATTATAAGAGAAACACATAACTTCTTATCCAACAGATAGATAAACATAAACGAGTTCTTACAAAATATATGCACCCGAAAACTGTAACCCTAGTTAAGATAAACACAACTGCAATTACATAAGCCCCCGTAATATGCATTAGTTAATTACTCAGACATATATTGTTAAAGAAATGTCAATTACACGTTATAATATGCTTAGATTTCAAGTAATCTACTCAGGTAGATATTTTTACAAACTTTATTTTGGTTGATGAAAACATTAATCTACTCAGATATTCTTAAATTAACACAATAATAACAAAGCAACTGACTGACATGTCATCtcctttatataaaaaaaaatgagagcTTTCCTAAGCGTGGAGATTAATATATAGATGAGAGTCTTTTGGCCCTTAATATAGCTGATTTCTTCGCGATTACGATGAGGCCGCACGCACCTGATCGTAACTACTCTCCGTtccaacctctctctctctctctctctctctctcacagcAGTTTCTGCGTGGGTTTATACGCTATTCTCCAGTGTACGTATACATGCACACACATATTCGTATGTTGATGTAATTTGCATAGGGTTTGTTGATTTTGGGTCTCTGAGTTTTCAATTTCGTCAACACTAAGCTCAGTGATCCGAATTGGGGATCGAATCGAAAACCTCAGTGGACTTCGTCTGCGATGACTGTTGATACTAGTAGATGGCTCGATTTCAATTTCTCTTCGTAGCTGTTGCGGTTTTTACCGTAAACCCTAGCTCAAACTACCGATTCGCCATTGTCGAGCCGAATTCGGGTTTCGATTCGGGTTCAGACCCGGATTCGGAGTCGCTGCTTTTCCATCAGGATTACTCCGCCGCCGCCTCCTCCTCACGGACGGTCGGTGTCTTGCAGCGAGGATCTCGGCGGCGTTGGGTTTCTGGATACCACTTGCAAGATCGTCAGCCGATTTGAATCTTACTAAATATGTGTATATAGCTGGGAAGGGTAATTTCATCATCCTACCTGGGGTTAAGTTTCTCTCGTCGCTGGGACGTTTGAGCTTTCCGCTGGTAACGCTAGCTTTGCCGATTCCGACGGGCATGGTGGGAGGGGAGCTTGTTGTTTGACTGATACTAAGAAGCTTCCCGAAGATGTCTGGGGAGGGGATGCGTACTCGTGTTCGACTCTGGATGAGCCGTGGAGTTATGGGAGTAAAGGCGGGTCGACGAGCAGGGAGATTGAttacggaggaggaggagggtggGAGAGTGAAGATGAATTTCACGCAGTTTCTGGTGGTTAATGGAGGAGCTAAAGTTGGTGGTGGCAGCATCTTCATCACGGCATATAAGATGTAACGTACTTTCGATTCTATGCTGTTTTTTCTCCATGGTCTTTCTAGTCAGCAGAGAAGGCAAGATTTGTCATGGATTAAGCATTACTTGCTAGACGTAATCTTTAGCGCAAAATCCTCTCATGGTTGAATATTGTATGCTAGGACTGTGCTTTATAGGGTCTCTGTTCTCATTTGGATATGTGATTAAGAATTCATCTTCTCCACggcatatttattttaaatttagggtCTTGCTTATAACTCTCTGAAATTTGCTGTTTGTTATTGTATGGTTCACATGAAACAACtcattttctatgtttatttCAACGGTTAGTGGTGAGCCTTTTGTCTTCTTAGATTCTTTGTGAATTGATCTCAGCTAGCATGCTTTGCTGTTATTTGAAGTGCAGGACTGGAATTGGACAGATCAGTGCATGTGGTGGGAATGGTTACGGTGGTTGGGGTGGTGGAAGAGTATCTGTTAATATTCTTAGCAGGCATGATGACCCAAAGATCTTTGTGCATGGTTAGATTCTCTTCCTTAATTATATCCACATTTCCAGAACTTGTGTGTTGCGAAATTTTATTGTGTCCTAAACTATTAACCAATAAATTTTCATGCTATAATTCCATTTTCCCAGCTGATAAATCATCACAGAAAAATTCTTACAGCGAGTATTTCCGTACTTGCTTAACATTGTCAATTATTTGAACTAATTTCATTCCCCCACATGCAAGCGGGTACAGTATCGGATGTCCAGATAACTCAGGGGCTGCTGAGACGCTATACGATGCTGTTCCCCGAAGCCTTTTCGTTAGCAACTACAATCTGACGACAGATACTTAGTACGCTTCTCTTAGAATTCCCCTTCCAGCCTCTTTGGACCAATGTTTATATCCAGGATAAAGCGCGGGTAACTTGTCCTCTGCTATGGAGTCGTGTTCAGGTATTTCAAAAGTGAATTTCAAGTGCATGGGCTTCGTAGGTCAACTATTTGATCACCTTCCGCAGTTGCAATGCTATTTGTGATCTCAGATCAAATGATATTGTTTCCTTTTTCTGCAACTCTAGTGTTTTCTGTATATTTTAGTCTTGCCtctgtatataaaatttaggtATTCAGTGGGATTTCCAGTTTTCagcatattattttgtaaaatcaaAGATGTAGTACTCAAATACTCAATATGCAGGTTCAAGGGCAAATTAGTTTGTTGTGTGGAGGTGTTTTGAGCTTCGGATTGGCTCACTATGGTACATCAGTATTTGGATTATTGGCCGAAGAACTCTTAATGAGTGATTCCACTATCAACGTGAGTCTATTCCTGGTTCTCCACTTTTCGGAAATTCTGATGCAACAACATCGTGTCTGTCTGCGCTAGATACGAATATTTCTGTGCTGCTACTATCTGCTTCATTCTTGATTTACCTGGCCATTCTTCATATTGCGTATTCTATTTTGATACTCATGTAAATCATTTGTTCGTCATGCTTTTGTGTTATTGTCATGTACCAGGTTTATGGGGCTTTACGCATGACTGTCAAGATGTTCTTGATGTGGAATTCAGAATTGCATatagatggaggaggaggaggaggagaatcaGGAAATACAACTGTTTCGACTTCCATACTCGAAGCTAGCAATTTATTCGTTCTTAGGGTACTCACAAATTCATGTCATTGTTTTCCTTCTCCAAATAATATGTGACAAACTGTTTCATCTAATTTGTTTGTGTTACTTCTCAATCTAAATTAGGAATCATCTGTCATTCGGTCAAGTGCAAATCTTGGAGTCCATGGACAAGGTCTCTTGAATCTAATTGGACCAGGGGGTTCAATTGAAGCACAACGGCTTGTTTTGTCACTGTTTTACCAGATTTATGTAAGTGGGCTCCTAGTGCTTATTTTGATGACATTCCTGCATCATATGACTATTCTGGGCTGATGAAAAATAGTCGGTGGTGTTTATAGCCACGAAAATGCAATGAAACAGGCATAATGTGACAATCGGTCTCCTTTAGAGGCCATATTGGCTTTTAACATAATAGATGTAAAGAAGGTACTTGATGTCGACTTTTTTTTCCTCGAAATTGAAGGTTGGGCCTGGATCTATTTTGCGTGGTCCTCTACTGAATGCATCCCGAGATGCTGTGTAAGTTTTTAGGAAACGCCATATTATACTTAGTTTGATTTCATACGAAGATAATATCAACTGACGATAATTGACCTCTCATCCTTTGCAGTACACCAAAACTCTATTGTGATCGGCAAGATTGCCCCTATGAGCCACTGAGTCCTCCAGAGGACTGCAATGTCAATTCATCTCTATGCTTTACTCTACATGTATCTCTCCTGTATTTAAACTCACATGCTCTAGCATGAAAATTCTGATaacgtttctttctttctagATATGCCGTGTTGAGGATATTATCGTCCAAGGTTTCATCAAAGGATCAGTAGTTCATTTCCACCGTGCAAAAACAGTAACCCTTGAACCTTCTGGAGAGGTTAGTTCCAGTGGAATGGGtaacaataattattttctttttggatttgTTTTGATCGCGCGTCCTCTACATTTCGTATGGCATGTCCCTGGCTTACTCcatttattataatatacaaGGTGCTACCCCTTCTCCATATAGGGAGAATCGAAGATATGTTCTTATACTTTTTAGTGTGTTTGTAGCATCATACTTAAGCAATTTTTAATGTGTTATCACAGGTTGTAGAGGTGGTGTAGGTGAAGGTAAATTATTGGGAAATGGCATTGGTAGTGGTGGTGGGCATGGCGGTAAAGGTGGGCGTGTATGTTACAATAACAGCTGTGTTGAAGGTGGAATTACGTATGGAAATGCACAACTCCCTTGTGAGCTTGGCAGTGGAAGTGGCGATTATAGCCCGGACTATTCATCTTCTGGTGGTGGTATTGTAGGTATGGAATGTCTGGGATTTGGTGATTCTGGAGTTCCATTAAAACTGAGAGATTAGGTTGTGTCGTCACTAGAATTTGATGCAGAATGTATGCTGTAGACTGCTGACTATTCGTATTTCGTGTGTTGAATATTTGGCGAATTATATTTTGCTATTtgaagtttatgatttataggCTGTTTACATTGTAGAAGCTTGTCATAGCTTAGGCCATATACTGTTGTGCATGCATGTAGTTACCATGAAAGCTTTAGCATTCATGATGATCCGTTTAACCTgttctttcttttcctttgaTTTCTGGTCAGTGATTGGTTCAGTGGAGCAGCCACTATCTGGTTTATCACTTAAACGGTCAATTAGGGCTGATGGAGAAAGTGTCAAACGTTCTAGAAGAGATGAAAATGGTTCTGTAGTAGCACCTGGTGGTGGTTCTGGTGGAACAGCTCTTTTGTTCCTGCGTTATCTTAGTCGTCTCTTCTCTCAAGTGGTGGTGGGTCAGGCATTCCTGctggcggtggtggtggaggaggtgggAGGATTCATTTTCATTGGTCAAACATTCCCACTGGGGACATATACCAGCCTATTGCTAGTGTAAAAGGAATAATACATGCAAGGTATCACATGCATATTGGTGGGCCTTGGTTGTTTGGTTTTCTTCTGATGGGTCTCCTCATCCTCTTAGGACTTGTACTTTGTGTTGCACGAATGAAATTTGTTGGAGTTGATGATTTACCTGGCCCAGCACCGACGCATCATGGCTCTCGGATAAATCATTCCTTCCCTTTCCTTGAATCACTAAATGAGGTTAGATGATTTTCTTTGTCTTGGAATATTAGATCcaaaattgtttgtttgttgtacTTTATAGAAGCAAGTGAAGAATGATTTATGTATTTTCTGATTTATCACTCCAGATGCAACTTATATATGGCCAGCAGACATAACTGAGCGAAATAACCTACCAAATATTCCTTATGATACAGAGTTGTTGTTTATAATGTTGCTTTTTTCAGGTGTTGGAGACAAATAGAGCAGAGCAATCGCAGAGTCATGTGCATAGAATGTATTTTATGGGTCCTAATACATTCAGTGAGCCATGGCATCTCTCGCATAGTCCCCCAGAAGAGATAAAAGAGATAGTGTTAGTTGTTTCTTATTTGATTTCCTAGCTTGGTTGAGATTGTGTTTCATGAATTTGTCTGTTTATCTAATAAGTTGCCTTGGCTCTGAAATATTCTTATACTGCTTTTGGGTCT
This genomic stretch from Raphanus sativus cultivar WK10039 chromosome 3, ASM80110v3, whole genome shotgun sequence harbors:
- the LOC108846655 gene encoding putative F-box/kelch-repeat protein At2g29810 gives rise to the protein MEEVKKILDESPDDVTERILAITRRCYYPNLSLASKNFNRILGTPGIYHLRSALGVTEPILYASIGFPPSESASWFILHQEKVSLRLRKILSLPSRLLIAVATVGTDMYVLGGSVSGKPTSDVNLIDCRFHTSRSLPSMKRARSGAVAGAIDGKIYVIGGCTKESDFIGGCIESFDVETQSWRDMPWVLPRVHCQGKFVTSAVMDDKIFVLGTKCLVFDPNVGALVQWDDGGELKKLWQASSCVIDDRLYTIDLGRSLKHPIIVYDPKAEEKRWRPVYGVNLSRDLRPLIAYYDSKMANFGGKLLILVGGIAMPDSHCEDEQVWCVKIALERHGDEIWGHVESTELVLESKKWPSIELSRTVTL